In Arsenicicoccus sp. oral taxon 190, the following are encoded in one genomic region:
- a CDS encoding FAD-binding and (Fe-S)-binding domain-containing protein — translation MTVTTLDPSLAAITSRRLVDRVSMAHDASHYLLTPQAVVTARTVDDVVRTVRAAHADGLPVTFRSGGTSLSGQALSDGILLDTRTHFRGVEVLDGGERVRCQPGATLRSVNAHLARYRRRLGPDPASEIACTVGGVVANNSSGMQCGTELNTYRTLDSLVLVLPSGTVVDTSLPDADELLRRAEPELWEGLAGLRDRVRADPDSTARIAHQYSMKNTMGYGVNAFVDFDEPVRILEHLVVGSEGTLGWVAEVTFRTVPISPYAATALLVVDEIGQATDALGDLVGAGAKALELLDAASLRVVQRYREASPELAGLDVDRHAALLVEATTDDSAELDRRIGVLDDVVASLGLPHRATFTRDARERADLWHLRRGLYTSVAGARPQGTTNLLEDIAVPLASLSATVADLTESFRRHGYDDAVTFGHAKDGNLHFMINPRLDDPAALETYEAFTEEMVSLVLGHEGTLKAEHGTGRIMAPYVRRQFGDELYAVMQEVKRLADPSGVLNPGTLLDDDPGAHLRHLKTMPAVDPAVDRCVECGYCEPVCPSRDLTTTPRRRITLLRDLGRLPEDQAAELRAAYDYEAVDTCAVDSLCVKACPVGIDTGLFMKSFRADRHSARAQRAGIRLAEGWGTTMTMLRTALAVADTVPGPLKTGATSALRRVISPDVVPLVGDDLPGRGPRRPAPQHPTGAAFVYFSSCLGSLFAPSADSTGAGVVDAFFSLTRRAGLEAVVPDELQGLCCGTPWVSKGLTQGADAMSRKVFRALWRATEQGRLPVVCDAASCTHGLADLAHHLPDEHAERWSQVRVIDAVTYVAQQVLPHVEVPDPLGTVAVHPTCSTVHLGVVDDLVACARAAAREVVVPVDWGCCGFAGDRGMLHPELTASATRLEARELEARELADRPFDAYVSANRACELGMSRATGHPYRHVLEVLAERVPGCR, via the coding sequence ATGACCGTCACCACCCTGGACCCCTCGCTGGCCGCCATCACCTCCCGTCGGCTGGTGGACCGGGTCTCCATGGCCCACGACGCGTCCCACTACCTCCTCACCCCCCAGGCGGTCGTGACCGCGCGGACCGTCGACGACGTGGTCCGCACCGTGCGCGCCGCCCACGCGGACGGCCTGCCCGTGACCTTCCGCTCGGGGGGCACCAGCCTGTCGGGGCAGGCGCTGTCCGACGGCATCCTGCTCGACACGCGCACCCACTTCCGCGGCGTGGAGGTGCTCGACGGGGGCGAGCGGGTGCGCTGCCAGCCGGGCGCCACGCTGCGCTCGGTCAACGCCCACCTGGCCCGCTACCGGCGACGTCTGGGGCCGGACCCGGCCAGCGAGATCGCCTGCACCGTGGGCGGGGTCGTGGCCAACAACTCCTCGGGCATGCAGTGCGGCACCGAGCTCAACACCTATCGCACCCTCGACTCCCTGGTCCTGGTCCTGCCGAGCGGCACCGTCGTCGACACCAGCCTCCCGGACGCCGACGAGCTCCTCCGCCGCGCCGAGCCGGAGCTGTGGGAGGGGCTCGCCGGGCTGCGCGACCGGGTGCGCGCCGACCCGGACTCGACGGCGCGCATCGCGCACCAGTACTCGATGAAGAACACCATGGGCTACGGCGTCAACGCGTTCGTCGACTTCGACGAGCCGGTGCGCATCCTCGAGCACCTGGTCGTCGGGTCCGAGGGGACCCTGGGCTGGGTGGCCGAGGTCACCTTCCGCACCGTGCCCATCAGCCCCTATGCCGCCACCGCCCTGCTCGTGGTCGACGAGATCGGCCAGGCCACCGACGCCCTCGGTGATCTCGTCGGGGCCGGCGCCAAGGCCCTCGAGCTGCTCGACGCCGCGTCGCTGCGCGTCGTGCAGCGCTACCGCGAGGCGAGCCCCGAGCTGGCCGGCCTCGACGTCGACCGGCACGCGGCCCTGCTCGTCGAGGCGACCACCGACGACAGCGCGGAGCTCGACCGCCGCATCGGCGTGCTCGACGACGTCGTCGCCTCCCTCGGCCTCCCCCATCGCGCGACCTTCACCCGCGACGCGCGCGAGCGGGCGGACCTGTGGCACCTGCGCAGGGGGCTCTACACCTCGGTGGCCGGGGCCCGGCCGCAGGGCACGACCAACCTGCTCGAGGACATCGCCGTCCCGCTGGCCTCGCTCAGCGCCACGGTCGCGGACCTGACGGAGTCCTTCCGGCGCCACGGCTACGACGACGCCGTCACCTTCGGTCACGCCAAGGACGGCAACCTGCACTTCATGATCAACCCGCGCCTGGACGACCCGGCCGCGCTCGAGACCTACGAGGCGTTCACCGAGGAGATGGTGTCCCTGGTGCTCGGGCACGAGGGCACCCTCAAGGCCGAGCACGGCACCGGGCGGATCATGGCGCCCTACGTGCGCCGGCAGTTCGGGGACGAGCTCTACGCCGTGATGCAGGAGGTCAAGCGCCTCGCCGACCCGTCCGGGGTGCTCAACCCCGGCACCCTGCTCGACGACGACCCCGGCGCTCACCTGCGGCACCTCAAGACGATGCCCGCCGTCGACCCGGCGGTGGACCGCTGCGTGGAGTGCGGCTACTGCGAGCCCGTCTGCCCCTCACGGGATCTCACCACCACGCCGCGGCGCCGCATCACGCTCCTGCGCGACCTCGGCCGGCTCCCCGAGGACCAGGCCGCGGAGCTCCGCGCGGCCTACGACTACGAGGCCGTGGACACCTGCGCGGTGGACTCGCTGTGCGTCAAGGCGTGCCCGGTCGGCATCGACACCGGCCTGTTCATGAAGTCCTTCCGCGCCGACCGTCACTCGGCGAGGGCCCAGCGGGCCGGCATACGGCTGGCCGAGGGCTGGGGCACCACCATGACGATGCTGCGCACGGCCTTGGCGGTCGCCGACACGGTGCCCGGGCCGCTCAAGACCGGCGCAACCAGCGCTCTGCGGCGGGTGATCTCGCCGGACGTGGTGCCGCTGGTCGGCGACGACCTGCCGGGTCGCGGACCGCGCCGCCCAGCCCCCCAGCACCCGACGGGCGCGGCGTTCGTCTACTTCTCCTCCTGCCTCGGCTCGCTCTTCGCCCCCTCCGCGGACTCGACCGGCGCGGGGGTGGTCGACGCGTTCTTCTCCCTGACCCGCCGCGCCGGGCTGGAAGCGGTCGTGCCCGACGAGCTGCAGGGCCTGTGCTGCGGCACCCCCTGGGTCTCCAAGGGCCTCACGCAGGGAGCAGATGCGATGTCCCGCAAGGTCTTCCGGGCGCTGTGGCGCGCCACGGAGCAGGGGCGGCTGCCCGTCGTGTGCGACGCCGCGTCATGCACCCACGGTTTGGCCGACCTCGCGCACCACCTTCCGGACGAGCACGCCGAGCGCTGGAGCCAGGTGCGCGTCATCGACGCGGTCACGTATGTCGCCCAGCAGGTCCTGCCCCACGTCGAGGTCCCCGACCCCCTCGGGACGGTGGCCGTGCACCCGACCTGCTCGACCGTCCACCTCGGGGTCGTGGACGACCTGGTGGCCTGCGCCCGGGCCGCGGCCCGGGAGGTCGTGGTGCCGGTCGACTGGGGCTGCTGCGGTTTCGCCGGGGACCGCGGCATGCTGCACCCCGAGCTGACCGCCTCGGCGACCCGGCTGGAGGCGCGGGAGCTGGAGGCGCGGGAGCTGGCGGACCGCCCGTTCGACGCCTACGTCTCGGCCAACCGTGCGTGCGAGCTCGGGATGTCCCGCGCCACCGGACACCCCTACCGCCACGTCCTGGAGGTGCTCGCCGAGCGCGTCCCTGGCTGCCGCTGA
- a CDS encoding lactate utilization protein B — protein MTQPAHRLTPAPPSGELADSPPFPAAARRELANPVQRKNLHHAMTTIRDKRARVVAERPDWEQMRVAGEEIKDRTLRHLDHYLLQLEESLTRAGTTVHWASDAEEANRIIVGLVRDALRDQPRQVDPTGREVPPEVVKVKSMATQEIEMNEALEAAGIAAWETDLAELIVQLGHDRPSHFLVPAIHRNRAEVREIFLDEMGDYGRPAPDDLDAEPAHLAGAARLHLREKFLRASVAISGANFAVAETGTLCVVESEGNGRMCLTLPETLISVVGIEKVVPTFADLEVFLQLLPRSSTAERMNPYTSLWTGPTPGDGPQQMHVVLLDNGRTKVLADDFGRTALRCIRCSACLNVCPVYEKVGGHAYGSVYPGPIGAVLTPQLRGTASAVDRSLPYASSLCGACFDVCPVRIDIPRMLVHMRGKVVEAKKADRMPHSEAGVMRATSWMMADHRRWGAAMKGSGLAGRLLGSRFDHFGTLPWPASKWTNARDVQMLPTESFRDWWARERADRPGTPGHGGPAGPRHDASTEAHRASDQRAHGSTEQPEAEQR, from the coding sequence ATGACCCAGCCCGCCCACCGCCTCACCCCCGCGCCGCCCTCGGGGGAGCTCGCCGACTCGCCGCCCTTCCCGGCCGCCGCGCGCCGTGAGCTGGCGAACCCCGTGCAGCGCAAGAACCTCCACCACGCCATGACCACCATCCGCGACAAGCGCGCCCGCGTGGTGGCCGAGCGGCCCGACTGGGAGCAGATGCGGGTGGCCGGCGAGGAGATCAAGGACCGCACCCTGCGGCACCTCGACCACTACCTGCTGCAGCTCGAGGAGTCCCTCACCCGGGCCGGCACGACCGTCCACTGGGCGAGCGACGCCGAGGAGGCCAACCGGATCATCGTGGGCCTGGTGCGGGACGCGCTGCGCGACCAGCCGCGCCAGGTGGATCCCACGGGGCGCGAGGTCCCCCCGGAGGTGGTCAAGGTCAAGTCGATGGCCACCCAGGAGATCGAGATGAACGAGGCCCTCGAGGCCGCGGGCATCGCCGCGTGGGAGACCGACCTGGCCGAGCTCATCGTGCAGCTGGGCCACGACCGCCCCTCGCACTTCCTGGTCCCGGCGATCCACCGCAACCGCGCCGAGGTCCGCGAGATCTTCCTCGACGAGATGGGCGACTACGGCCGCCCCGCGCCGGACGACCTGGACGCCGAGCCCGCGCACCTCGCAGGGGCCGCCCGCCTGCACCTGCGCGAGAAGTTCCTGCGCGCCTCGGTGGCGATCTCGGGGGCGAACTTCGCGGTGGCCGAGACCGGCACGCTGTGCGTCGTCGAGTCCGAGGGCAACGGTCGCATGTGCCTGACCCTTCCCGAGACGCTGATCTCGGTGGTCGGGATCGAGAAGGTCGTGCCGACCTTTGCCGACCTCGAGGTCTTCCTGCAGCTGCTCCCCCGGTCCTCCACCGCCGAGCGGATGAACCCGTACACCTCGTTGTGGACGGGTCCGACGCCGGGTGACGGGCCGCAGCAGATGCACGTGGTCCTGCTCGACAACGGCCGCACCAAGGTGCTCGCCGACGACTTCGGCCGCACCGCGCTGCGCTGCATCCGGTGCTCTGCGTGCCTCAACGTGTGCCCGGTCTACGAGAAGGTCGGGGGCCACGCCTACGGCTCGGTCTACCCCGGGCCGATCGGTGCCGTGCTCACGCCGCAGCTGCGCGGCACCGCCTCCGCGGTCGACCGCTCGCTCCCCTACGCCTCCTCCCTGTGCGGGGCGTGCTTCGACGTGTGCCCGGTGCGCATCGACATCCCCAGGATGCTCGTCCACATGCGCGGCAAGGTCGTCGAGGCCAAGAAGGCCGACCGGATGCCGCACTCCGAGGCGGGGGTGATGCGCGCCACCTCGTGGATGATGGCCGATCACCGGCGCTGGGGTGCCGCCATGAAGGGCTCCGGCCTGGCGGGGCGCCTGCTGGGGTCGCGGTTCGACCACTTCGGGACGCTGCCGTGGCCGGCGTCGAAGTGGACGAACGCGCGCGACGTGCAGATGCTGCCCACGGAGTCCTTCCGCGACTGGTGGGCCCGCGAGCGCGCAGATCGACCCGGCACGCCGGGGCATGGCGGGCCTGCCGGTCCTCGGCACGACGCGTCCACCGAGGCGCACCGGGCGTCCGACCAGCGCGCGCACGGCAGCACCGAGCAGCCCGAGGCAGAGCAGCGATGA
- a CDS encoding (Fe-S)-binding protein, which translates to MSPERPGEGKTVALFATCVNDTMYPGTPQAVVRLLERLGCEVAFPPEQTCCGQMFTNTGYLDEALPTVRTYLAAFERFDYVVGPSGSCIGSVREQHPMLAERSGSTELQRRVADVVAKTYDLPELLVDVLGVTDVGAYFPHRVTYHPTCHSLRITKVGDRPYQLLRAVRGIDLVELPDADRCCGFGGTFALKNSDVSVAMTADKARHIADTGAEYVVAGDNSCLMSIGGVLARQRTGIRTIHLAEVLASTEETLEEPV; encoded by the coding sequence ATGAGCCCCGAGCGCCCCGGTGAGGGCAAGACCGTCGCGTTGTTCGCCACCTGCGTCAACGACACCATGTATCCCGGCACCCCCCAGGCCGTCGTGCGGCTCCTGGAGCGGTTGGGCTGTGAGGTCGCGTTCCCGCCCGAGCAGACCTGCTGCGGGCAGATGTTCACCAACACGGGCTACCTCGACGAGGCCCTGCCGACGGTCCGGACCTACCTCGCCGCGTTCGAGCGCTTCGACTACGTGGTGGGACCGTCGGGGTCCTGCATCGGGTCCGTCCGCGAGCAGCACCCGATGCTGGCGGAGCGGTCGGGCAGCACCGAGCTCCAGCGGCGGGTCGCCGACGTCGTGGCCAAGACCTACGACCTGCCCGAGCTGCTCGTGGACGTCCTCGGGGTCACCGACGTGGGGGCCTACTTCCCGCACCGGGTGACCTACCACCCGACCTGCCACTCGCTGCGCATCACCAAGGTCGGGGACCGCCCCTACCAGCTGCTGCGCGCGGTCCGCGGCATCGACCTGGTCGAGCTGCCGGACGCGGACCGCTGCTGCGGCTTCGGCGGGACCTTCGCGCTCAAGAACTCCGACGTCTCGGTCGCCATGACCGCCGACAAGGCCCGCCACATCGCCGACACCGGCGCGGAGTACGTCGTGGCCGGAGACAACAGCTGCCTGATGAGCATCGGCGGCGTGCTCGCCCGCCAGCGCACCGGCATCCGCACCATCCATCTGGCCGAGGTGCTCGCCAGCACCGAGGAGACCTTGGAGGAGCCCGTATGA
- a CDS encoding GNAT family N-acetyltransferase — MSEHPGHQHASHHDSQHGSHDGHPHPHPHPQSATTGPQADASVREARVTDAPAVGTVQSAVWRDAFAGLLPADVLAAFEPLPFARAWRASLQQPPSPRHRLVVSCAGAQVVGYAAIGPCEDPDAEEADGEILTLGVHPDGRHQGHGSRLLNATVDLLRDAGFGQVSAWLPAQDAGTRAFLEAAGFHPDSAWRDRVVSETADADPVLLREIRLTATL, encoded by the coding sequence GTGAGCGAGCATCCCGGCCATCAGCACGCCAGCCACCACGACAGCCAGCACGGCAGCCACGACGGTCATCCGCACCCGCACCCGCACCCGCAGTCCGCCACCACGGGGCCGCAGGCGGACGCCAGCGTGCGGGAGGCCCGCGTCACCGACGCGCCCGCGGTGGGCACGGTGCAGTCGGCCGTATGGCGCGACGCCTTCGCGGGGCTGCTGCCGGCCGACGTGCTGGCCGCCTTCGAACCGCTGCCCTTCGCGCGGGCGTGGCGGGCGTCGCTGCAGCAGCCGCCCTCGCCGCGGCACCGCCTGGTGGTGTCGTGCGCGGGCGCCCAGGTGGTCGGCTACGCCGCGATCGGGCCGTGCGAGGACCCGGACGCCGAGGAGGCGGACGGCGAGATCCTGACGCTCGGCGTCCACCCCGACGGGCGCCACCAGGGGCACGGCTCGCGGCTGCTCAACGCCACCGTCGACCTGCTGCGGGACGCCGGCTTCGGCCAGGTCAGCGCGTGGCTGCCGGCGCAGGACGCCGGGACGCGGGCCTTCCTGGAGGCGGCTGGGTTCCACCCGGACAGCGCGTGGCGCGACCGTGTGGTGAGCGAGACCGCCGACGCCGACCCCGTCCTGCTGCGCGAGATCCGCCTCACCGCCACCCTCTAG
- a CDS encoding L-lactate permease, translated as MTFRPDLAPLGGSLALSSVVAMLPLLTIFVTLGALRWKAHVAGLTALAVAVLVAVLACHMPVSLALLSATQGAVYGLFPIVWIVFTAIVLYQVTVASGRFEDLRAVFNLISDDPRVQAMLIAFCFGGLLEALAGFGAPVAITGVMLMAVGFSALRAATVVLLANTAPVAFGAIAIPIITAGNLTKIPYTEIGAYVGHQTPLLAAFVPLFLCLLADGRRGVRQLWPVALVTGLSFAVAQWVSATWLSVELTDIIASLVGLGAAVLMLRVWRPVGGAEALADLHADRDAERASLSEEARAALPADKAVASHLPSGRIWMALFPYLLVVVVFSLSKLWTPLKTWLAGTDVKIRWPGLDGHVLTAAGKPSTSTVYTFQWLSSPGTMLLICMVIVALVYRVAPRDVLREITGTAHKLRYSMLTIASVLSLAYVMNQSGQTITIGTWIAGTGAAFAFLSPVLGWLGTAVTGSDTSANALFATLQQTAGKHAGIDPTLLVAANTSGGVVGKMVSPQNLTIAATAVGLLGRESEILRRVIWWSLGLLVVLCLLVGLQSTPVLAWMLP; from the coding sequence ATGACCTTCCGCCCCGACCTCGCCCCGCTCGGTGGCAGCCTGGCGCTGTCCTCCGTCGTGGCGATGCTGCCCCTCCTGACGATCTTCGTGACCCTCGGCGCGCTGCGCTGGAAGGCCCACGTCGCCGGCCTGACCGCCCTCGCCGTCGCCGTCCTGGTCGCCGTCCTCGCCTGCCACATGCCGGTGTCGCTGGCGCTGCTGTCGGCCACGCAGGGCGCGGTCTACGGCCTCTTCCCCATCGTCTGGATCGTGTTCACCGCGATCGTGCTCTACCAGGTGACGGTGGCGAGCGGCAGGTTCGAGGACCTGCGGGCCGTCTTCAACCTCATCAGCGACGACCCCCGGGTGCAGGCGATGCTCATCGCGTTCTGCTTCGGCGGCCTGCTCGAGGCGCTCGCCGGCTTCGGCGCCCCGGTCGCGATCACCGGCGTGATGCTCATGGCCGTCGGCTTCTCCGCGCTGCGCGCCGCCACGGTCGTGCTGCTCGCCAACACCGCGCCGGTCGCCTTCGGCGCCATCGCGATCCCGATCATCACCGCCGGCAACCTCACCAAGATCCCCTACACCGAGATCGGGGCGTATGTCGGCCACCAGACGCCCCTCCTGGCGGCCTTCGTCCCGCTCTTCCTGTGCCTGCTCGCCGACGGCCGCCGCGGCGTCCGCCAGCTGTGGCCGGTCGCGCTCGTCACCGGCCTGTCCTTCGCCGTCGCGCAGTGGGTCTCGGCCACCTGGCTGTCCGTGGAGCTGACCGACATCATCGCCTCGCTGGTGGGCCTCGGCGCGGCGGTCCTCATGCTCCGGGTGTGGCGTCCCGTCGGGGGCGCCGAGGCCCTCGCGGACCTGCACGCCGACCGGGACGCGGAGCGGGCGAGCCTGTCCGAGGAGGCCCGGGCCGCCCTGCCGGCGGACAAGGCCGTCGCCTCCCACCTGCCGAGCGGGCGCATCTGGATGGCGCTGTTCCCCTACCTGCTGGTGGTCGTCGTCTTCTCCCTGTCCAAGCTGTGGACCCCGCTGAAGACCTGGCTGGCGGGCACCGACGTCAAGATCCGCTGGCCCGGCCTGGACGGCCACGTCCTGACGGCGGCCGGCAAGCCGTCGACCTCCACGGTCTACACCTTCCAGTGGCTGTCCTCCCCCGGCACCATGCTGCTGATCTGCATGGTGATCGTGGCGCTGGTCTACCGCGTCGCCCCGCGCGACGTGCTGCGCGAGATCACCGGCACCGCCCACAAGCTGCGCTACTCGATGCTCACCATCGCCAGCGTGCTGTCCCTCGCCTACGTCATGAACCAGTCCGGGCAGACGATCACCATCGGCACCTGGATCGCCGGGACCGGCGCGGCGTTCGCCTTCCTCTCCCCCGTCCTCGGGTGGCTCGGCACCGCCGTCACCGGGTCCGACACCAGCGCCAACGCCCTCTTCGCCACGCTGCAGCAGACCGCGGGCAAGCACGCCGGCATCGACCCGACGCTGCTCGTGGCCGCCAACACCTCCGGCGGCGTCGTCGGCAAGATGGTCAGCCCGCAGAACCTCACCATCGCCGCCACGGCCGTCGGTCTGCTCGGGCGCGAGTCCGAGATCCTGCGCCGCGTGATCTGGTGGAGTCTCGGCCTACTCGTCGTGCTCTGCCTGCTCGTCGGCCTGCAGTCCACGCCCGTTCTTGCTTGGATGCTGCCATGA
- the paaA gene encoding 1,2-phenylacetyl-CoA epoxidase subunit PaaA, which translates to MYGNDVIDPDEPLNAAETDDYATAREFAAGADRAPGDTASFDDLIARDLRIEPRDDMPEGYRQTLIRQIAQHAHSEIIGMQPEGNWITRAPSLRRKAILIAKVQDEAGHGLYLYSAAETLGVDKAELLDKLHAGKQKYSSIFNYPTLTWADVGAIGWLVDGAAIMNQVPLCRCSYGPYSRAMMRVCKEESFHQRQGFEILWVLARGTDEQKAMAQDAANRWWWPALMMFGPEDSGEAAQQGHTAQNMAWGIKRFSNDDLRQKFVDMTVPQAQKLGITLPDPDLRWNEERGHWDFGPIDWAEFWRVLKGDGPCNAARMSNRIQAHEDGAWVREAANAYAAKQASRSKESAA; encoded by the coding sequence ATGTATGGCAACGACGTCATCGACCCGGACGAGCCGCTCAACGCGGCCGAGACCGACGACTACGCGACGGCCCGGGAGTTCGCGGCCGGGGCGGATCGCGCGCCGGGCGACACCGCGTCGTTCGACGACCTGATCGCCCGTGACCTGCGCATCGAGCCCCGCGACGACATGCCCGAGGGCTACCGCCAGACGCTGATCCGCCAGATCGCGCAGCACGCGCACTCCGAGATCATCGGGATGCAGCCGGAGGGCAACTGGATCACCCGGGCGCCCAGCCTGCGGCGCAAGGCGATCCTCATCGCCAAGGTGCAGGACGAGGCGGGCCACGGGCTCTACCTCTACTCCGCCGCCGAGACGCTCGGCGTCGACAAGGCCGAGCTGCTCGACAAGCTGCACGCCGGCAAGCAGAAGTACTCCTCGATCTTCAACTACCCGACGCTGACCTGGGCGGACGTGGGGGCCATCGGCTGGCTGGTCGACGGCGCCGCGATCATGAACCAGGTGCCGCTGTGCCGCTGCTCCTACGGCCCCTACAGCCGCGCGATGATGCGCGTCTGCAAGGAGGAGTCCTTCCACCAGCGGCAGGGCTTCGAGATCCTGTGGGTGCTCGCCCGCGGCACCGACGAGCAGAAGGCCATGGCCCAGGACGCCGCCAACCGCTGGTGGTGGCCGGCGCTGATGATGTTCGGCCCGGAGGACTCCGGCGAGGCCGCGCAGCAGGGCCACACCGCGCAGAACATGGCGTGGGGCATCAAGCGGTTCAGCAACGACGACCTGCGGCAGAAGTTCGTCGACATGACGGTGCCGCAGGCGCAGAAGCTCGGCATCACCCTGCCCGACCCGGACCTGCGCTGGAACGAGGAGCGCGGCCACTGGGACTTCGGCCCGATCGACTGGGCGGAGTTCTGGCGGGTGCTCAAGGGCGACGGGCCGTGCAACGCCGCGCGCATGAGCAACCGCATCCAGGCTCACGAGGACGGTGCGTGGGTGCGTGAGGCCGCCAACGCGTATGCCGCCAAGCAGGCCTCGCGCTCGAAGGAGAGTGCCGCATGA
- the dapB gene encoding 4-hydroxy-tetrahydrodipicolinate reductase codes for MGSTVCDAVDAAEGLELVGRFDVGDELGDLAGADVVVEFSVPGASPTNVAHCVAQGVHVVVGTTGWSESRLETLRDQVAAAPEGTGVLIAPNFAIGAILMMAFAERAARFYESVEVIELHHPRKVDAPSGTAARTADLIGAARAEAGLGDVPDATEQDPDGARGARVHGVPVHSVRLRGLVAHQEVLFGAEGEQLTIRHDSFDRISFMPGVVEGVRRVVEHPGVTVGLEHYLGL; via the coding sequence ATGGGCTCCACCGTCTGCGACGCGGTCGACGCGGCCGAGGGCCTCGAGCTTGTCGGGCGCTTCGACGTGGGGGACGAGCTGGGCGACCTGGCCGGCGCGGACGTGGTCGTGGAGTTCTCCGTGCCGGGCGCCTCGCCGACCAACGTCGCCCACTGCGTCGCGCAGGGGGTGCACGTCGTCGTCGGGACCACGGGCTGGAGCGAGTCGCGGCTGGAGACGCTGCGCGACCAGGTGGCGGCGGCGCCCGAGGGGACCGGTGTGCTCATCGCCCCCAACTTCGCCATCGGCGCGATCCTCATGATGGCCTTCGCCGAGCGGGCCGCCCGCTTCTACGAGTCGGTCGAGGTGATCGAGCTGCACCACCCCCGCAAGGTGGACGCCCCCTCCGGGACGGCCGCCCGCACCGCCGACCTGATCGGGGCGGCGCGCGCTGAGGCCGGGCTGGGCGACGTGCCGGACGCGACGGAGCAGGACCCGGACGGCGCGCGCGGCGCCCGGGTGCACGGTGTGCCGGTCCACTCGGTCCGGCTGCGTGGGCTGGTCGCGCACCAGGAGGTGCTCTTCGGGGCGGAGGGCGAGCAGCTGACGATCCGGCACGACTCCTTCGACCGGATCTCGTTCATGCCCGGGGTGGTCGAGGGGGTGCGCCGGGTGGTCGAGCACCCCGGCGTGACCGTGGGCCTCGAGCACTACCTGGGCCTCTGA
- a CDS encoding FadR/GntR family transcriptional regulator has translation MKAYESVIHHVESGILDGSLKVGSHLPPERDLAMQLGVSRSAVREAIRALEAQGVVASAVGAGKDAGTRITDRRTRALSRLLRLHVALAKYPVDEVVEARVALERSSVVLAARHLHADQQARLREILDRMADPAVSQDEFNELDTAFHVVMAEVGRNDLMTDMTVAVRESLRRPILDAERSLADWAAFRAELQQHHEAIYEAVVAKDEGRAADLVDAHIRAAYAILPITLGADPQT, from the coding sequence ATGAAGGCCTACGAATCGGTGATCCACCACGTCGAGAGCGGCATCCTCGACGGGTCCCTGAAGGTCGGGAGCCACCTCCCGCCGGAGCGCGACCTGGCGATGCAGCTGGGCGTGAGCCGCTCCGCCGTCCGCGAGGCCATCCGCGCGCTCGAGGCCCAGGGCGTCGTCGCGTCCGCCGTCGGCGCCGGCAAGGACGCCGGCACCCGCATCACCGACCGCCGCACCCGGGCGCTCAGCCGGCTGCTGCGGCTGCACGTCGCCCTGGCCAAGTACCCCGTCGACGAGGTGGTCGAGGCGCGCGTCGCCCTCGAGCGCTCCAGCGTGGTGCTCGCGGCCCGCCACCTGCACGCCGACCAGCAGGCGCGCCTGCGCGAGATCCTGGACCGTATGGCGGACCCCGCCGTCTCCCAGGACGAGTTCAACGAGCTGGACACCGCCTTCCACGTCGTGATGGCCGAGGTCGGCCGCAACGACCTGATGACCGACATGACCGTGGCGGTGCGCGAGTCGCTGCGGCGACCGATCCTCGACGCCGAGCGCTCGTTGGCGGACTGGGCGGCCTTCCGGGCCGAGCTGCAGCAGCACCACGAGGCGATCTACGAGGCCGTGGTGGCGAAGGACGAGGGGCGGGCCGCGGACCTCGTTGACGCCCACATCCGCGCGGCCTACGCGATCCTGCCGATCACGCTCGGCGCCGACCCCCAGACCTGA
- a CDS encoding LutC/YkgG family protein has protein sequence MSREQILGRVRAALADVPRSTPEADVPVAWEYARPTPVDDLLGRFVERVEDYRAVVERCAPDDVGARVTAALQSHGVDTVVLPDGLDEGWRATIAAAGLSLLEDADLTAAQLNAVDAVVTGASVGVAETGTIVLDHGPDQGRRALSLVPDVHVCVVRADQVVSDVPEAVARLTGVARTGRPLTWISGPSATSDIELSRVEGVHGPRTLHVILTH, from the coding sequence ATGAGCCGGGAGCAGATCCTCGGACGGGTCCGGGCCGCGCTGGCGGACGTGCCGCGCTCCACGCCCGAGGCGGACGTCCCCGTCGCCTGGGAGTACGCCCGCCCCACGCCGGTGGACGACCTGCTTGGTCGGTTCGTCGAGCGGGTCGAGGACTACCGGGCCGTGGTGGAGCGGTGCGCCCCGGACGACGTCGGGGCCCGCGTGACGGCGGCCCTGCAGAGCCACGGTGTCGACACGGTCGTGCTCCCCGACGGGCTCGACGAGGGGTGGCGCGCCACCATCGCGGCCGCCGGGCTGTCGCTCCTCGAGGACGCGGACCTCACGGCCGCCCAGCTCAACGCGGTCGACGCCGTGGTCACGGGGGCGTCCGTGGGGGTGGCCGAGACGGGCACGATCGTGCTGGACCACGGCCCCGACCAGGGTCGTCGCGCCCTCTCGCTGGTGCCTGACGTGCACGTGTGCGTCGTGCGGGCCGACCAGGTCGTGTCGGACGTCCCCGAGGCGGTGGCCCGGCTCACCGGTGTGGCCCGCACAGGTCGCCCGCTCACCTGGATCAGCGGGCCGAGTGCCACCAGCGATATCGAGCTGTCCCGCGTGGAGGGCGTCCACGGCCCCCGGACCCTCCACGTCATCCTCACCCACTGA